From Planctomycetota bacterium:
CATCATGGGCGCCATCATTGGTTGACCGGGCATCATCGGCTGGCCTGGCATGACAGCCTGGGCCATCGGTTGCGCGCCCAGCGGCATGGCGACCGAGGCGCCAGGATAGCCACCCTGGGGCATCGCCATCGGCGCGGTCATGCCGGGCATGGCCATCGCGGTGGCCACGGCGGGCGCTGCCATGGCCGGCGCGGCTTGCGCGGTTGGAGCAGCAGGCGCCGGGGCCGGTGCTGGCCCGGGCTTGGCGGCGGGCTCGGCAATGCCTAACTGCGCGCGCAGTCCGGTGTCGTATTGCTTGCGACTGGCCGGGGCCAGCAACGTCGCCTTGGCCTGATTGACCTCAGCCACCAGACGCTGTGCCTGGTCAGCTTGAGGACCAGCCATGTGAGGTTGCAACCTGGCCAATTGCCGGGCCGCCCCTTCGGCAATCTTGGGGGGTTCGGACACAAACGGTTGCAGTCCCAACAGTTGGTACAGATTCAGGGGACGCTGCCCCTGCGGGATGCCAAGCCAGGCATGATAGGGATCGAAATTCGGGGCCACTTACACATCTCCAGCCAATCGACAATAAGGGGGCGCGCAAGGCGACTTGCCCAGGCGCGGCCCCCGTCGATTGGTTTTACCTGCCCTTTGGATACCAGAACGTCAACAACAGTTCCTGTTCACTATAGTTATGACGCGAAACCCTGAACAGATAACACAAGATTCGTAAGAAACGAACCAAAATTGGATCGGACGCGATGCGAATCGTCGACGCCAGCGAGCGCAAGCTTAGCGCATGGCGCACGTTAACCCGGCAGCAGTTTGCTGCGGTAATAATGACGGCGCAATCACTTATTGCGTTTCGGGCCGATATTCTCGGGCGCGTCAGCAGCCTGATCGGTCGCTGGCTGGATCGCCTGGGACAGGCTTTCAACTTCGCAGCCCGCCGGCGCTGGCAATCGCAGCAAGCTGGCTAAAGTGGGGGCCATCGCGGCTGGCGACACCCGATCGGTGAACTTGCCGGCCCGGATGCCATGTCCCCAGAACAACAAGGGGACGTGCGTGTCATAGGCCCACGGGCTGCCGTGCATGCCCGGCGTCGCGCCCAACACCACGTAGGGACGGAAAGCGTACAGCACATCGCCGCTCCGTTCCCAATTGAACGATCGGCGGAACTTCTCGGCCAACGGCGACAGCGAATCGGCCGACGCCAACTCCGAGCGCGTGAAGGCCGCGGCCACGTCAGGGTCGTCGAGCAACGTCTGCCGGACCACTTCATGGGCACGCTGGCGCTTCGCGCCGGCCAGTTGCGGATGTTTCAGATGCAAATAGACCGACGAGTCGTCGATGTCCTGGACGTAGGGCGTATCTTTTGGCGCGGCGCCGAACTCGGCTTCAAGCGCTTGCTCGACTCGGCTTTGCAGAACCTGGACATAGTTCTTCCCCAGCCGCGACGCCGGCAGCCGCAAGTTGATCGCGTACTCGGGCAACGGCGCCACGCCATGATCGGAGCTGAGCGTCATCAGCCAAGGTCGATCGCCGAGTTGCTGTCCGATGAAACTGGCCAGCTCGGCCAATTGCAAGTCGGTGCGACAGGTCATGTCCTGGACTTCCAGGCTGTGCGGCCCGAACTTGTGCCCCACATAGTCATTTGAAGATAAGTTGATGCACAACAAGTCGATCCCCGGCCCGCGACCGAGCTTCTCGGCTTCGATCAACAAGCGCGCCACGGCCAGGGTCATGTCGTTGCCCATCGGCGACGTGCTCATGGTCTCGTGGTATTTCTTGTCCGTGGCTTCGGGAAGTTTGTGCGGAAAGCCGCGGCCTGAGCCATCGAGTTGCCCTTCAAACACGGCGTCATCGGCGTAGTGCAGGACGTAACGCCCCGCCGGGTGGAGCAGATTCCACGTCTGGCCGGCATAGGCCTTAGCCGCGCCGCCTTCGTTGTAAACGCGCAGATACGACGGCAAGTCGTTTCGGTAATAGGTGCTGGTCACCCAGTTGCCGCTGGCCGAGTCAAACCAATAGGCCGCGTCGGCGGCGTGGCCAGCCATGAGAATCGACGCTCGATCTTTCAACGCCACGCCAAACACACGATGCCGGCGGTCGCTCAGCTTCAGCACATCGCCGAC
This genomic window contains:
- a CDS encoding alkaline phosphatase family protein → MKRFALALILCWLASFALAGPPRLVVAVSIDQFPYDYLERMRPLFSTQGMFLRFLNEGAVFSNCHHAHALTKTGPGHSVLLSGAFPGSTGIIDNDWLDRFANDGRGAKLYCVDDKQSDLVGTVGAGKGKSPRNMLVGTVGDVLKLSDRRHRVFGVALKDRASILMAGHAADAAYWFDSASGNWVTSTYYRNDLPSYLRVYNEGGAAKAYAGQTWNLLHPAGRYVLHYADDAVFEGQLDGSGRGFPHKLPEATDKKYHETMSTSPMGNDMTLAVARLLIEAEKLGRGPGIDLLCINLSSNDYVGHKFGPHSLEVQDMTCRTDLQLAELASFIGQQLGDRPWLMTLSSDHGVAPLPEYAINLRLPASRLGKNYVQVLQSRVEQALEAEFGAAPKDTPYVQDIDDSSVYLHLKHPQLAGAKRQRAHEVVRQTLLDDPDVAAAFTRSELASADSLSPLAEKFRRSFNWERSGDVLYAFRPYVVLGATPGMHGSPWAYDTHVPLLFWGHGIRAGKFTDRVSPAAMAPTLASLLRLPAPAGCEVESLSQAIQPATDQAADAPENIGPKRNK